CCATAATATCAGCGCCTACTTCAGTTGGCTCGATTGTCTCTGAAAATTCTCCATAACAATTGTCGACAAAAATAATTGCATTGGAAACTGTCTTAACTTGTTTAATTATTTCAGCTATCTCTGCAACTGTGAGACTCTTTCTAACTGAATACCCGCGAGATCTTTGAATGGCAATAACTTTAGGATTTTGGTCTTTAATCTTTTTCTTCATTAAATCAAAATCGACTTGATCTCCATTCATCTTTACATAGTCAAAGCCAATTTTGTAATCGATCAATGAACCACGTTTGTTCCCAGCCGTGCCGATTACTTCTTGCATCGTATCATATGGCTCTCCAGTAACATATAAAAGATTATCTCCTGGACGTAAAAGTCCAAACAAGGCAGTTGCTAGTGTATGGGTCCCTGAAACAAATTGTGGACGTACCAAAGCAGCTTCAGTTTTAAATACATCAGCATAAACTTGTTCTAGTTGGTCACGACCACGATCGTCATCGCCATAGCCAGTAGTTCCCAACAAACTACTCTCATCAATACTTTCCTTTCGAAAAGCCTCTAGTACCTTATTTTGGTTGTCCAAGACTTGTTCATCAATCTCCATTAACTTAGGAGCAATCATTTTATCTGTTTCCTTAATTACCTCTTTTAATTTATCTGGAAAAGCTGCATCCCATTTAGCCATGATATCCCCCTATAAATTTTTCAATCTTTTCTTCGATTGTTTTTTGATAATTATTATCATTACTGATATTATACCAATCCACATCCATCTGATTACGAAAATATGTAAATTGCCGCTTAGCAAAGTGACGAGAATTCTTTTTGATCTCTGACAGACAGCTTTCTAGAGAAGCTTTTTCTTCAAAATACGGAAACAATTCTTTATAGCCAATGGCATTTTTGGATTGGATAAAAATATCACGATGATCGAAAACATACTTTGCTTCATCCACTAATCCCAATTTAACCATTTTATCAACCCGTTGATTGATACGCTCATAAAGTTTAGGTCTATTATCTGTTAAACCAATCAAATAAAAATCAGCCCACTTATTTCCATTCTCCTGCTCCACAATTGATTTACCTGTTGTTTGATAAACTTCAATGGCTCGCATTAATCGTCGAGGATTTTCAATATCAATTTTTTCAAAAGCTTTAGGATCGTCTACCTTTAAAATCTCTTGCAGCCGTCCCAAACCCTCGTCTTCTTCAATTTTAAGCAGTCTCTGACGAATTTCTTTATTAGCCTTCATCTCTCCACCTAAATTCAAATTGTTAATCAGAGAGCT
This sequence is a window from Companilactobacillus alimentarius DSM 20249. Protein-coding genes within it:
- the miaA gene encoding tRNA (adenosine(37)-N6)-dimethylallyltransferase MiaA translates to MKKVIAIVGPTAVGKSALGLKLAQKFDSEIISGDSMQIYRHLDIGTAKDSPKELQEVPHHLVNICDPDQRYTVKNFQEKARQIINELNTQKKIPFVVGGTGFYLSSLINNLNLGGEMKANKEIRQRLLKIEEDEGLGRLQEILKVDDPKAFEKIDIENPRRLMRAIEVYQTTGKSIVEQENGNKWADFYLIGLTDNRPKLYERINQRVDKMVKLGLVDEAKYVFDHRDIFIQSKNAIGYKELFPYFEEKASLESCLSEIKKNSRHFAKRQFTYFRNQMDVDWYNISNDNNYQKTIEEKIEKFIGGYHG
- a CDS encoding aminotransferase class I/II-fold pyridoxal phosphate-dependent enzyme; amino-acid sequence: MAKWDAAFPDKLKEVIKETDKMIAPKLMEIDEQVLDNQNKVLEAFRKESIDESSLLGTTGYGDDDRGRDQLEQVYADVFKTEAALVRPQFVSGTHTLATALFGLLRPGDNLLYVTGEPYDTMQEVIGTAGNKRGSLIDYKIGFDYVKMNGDQVDFDLMKKKIKDQNPKVIAIQRSRGYSVRKSLTVAEIAEIIKQVKTVSNAIIFVDNCYGEFSETIEPTEVGADIMAGSLIKNAGGGLAKVGGYIVGKKDLVELASYRLTAPGIGASEGPTIGRLSEMFQGFFLAPRVTGNAIKGAIFEAGIFEKLGLNVSPKWDADRTDLIQTIEFNDPDKMVKFAEMVQKFSPIDSNVLPVPSEMSGYEDKVVMAAGTFVSGASIEFSCDGPMRAPYIIYIQGGLTFEHVKIAIANACKELFFK